One Oncorhynchus kisutch isolate 150728-3 linkage group LG11, Okis_V2, whole genome shotgun sequence genomic region harbors:
- the LOC109899592 gene encoding eukaryotic translation initiation factor 3 subunit A isoform X4, translating to MPAYFQRPENALKRANEFLEVGKKQPALDVLYDVIKSKKHRTWQKIHEPIMLKYLELCVDLRKSHLAKEGLYQYKNICQQVNIKSLEDVVRAYLKLAEEKTETAKGESQQMVLDIEDLDNIQTPESVLLSAVSGEDTQDRTDRLLLTPWVKFLWESYRQCLDLLRNNSKVERLYHDIAQQAFKFCLQYTRKAEFRKLCDNLRMHLGQIQRHHNQSTAINLNNPESQSMHLETRLVQLDSAIAMELWQEAFKAVEDIHGLFALSKKPPKPQLMANYYNKVSTVFWKSGNALFHACTLHRLYHLSREMRKNLTQEEMQRMSTRVLLATLSIPITPERTDIARLLDMDGIIVEKHRRLATLLGLQSPPTRQSLINDMVRFNLLQYIVPEVKELYNWLEMDFHPLKLSGRVTKVLNWVRDQSEKEADLQQYVPHLQSNTILRLLQQVAQIYQSIEFNRLASLVPFVDPFQLERSIVDAARHCDLQVRIDHTTRNLSFGSDLNYSTKEDSPVGPFLQNMPSAQIRNQLTAMSSSLAKAIQVIKPASMLKEREEQSQLAITAYLKNGRKEHQRILARRQTIEERKERLENLNIQREKEELEQREAELQKVRKAEEERLRQEAKEREKERIMQEHEQIKKKTVRERLEQIKKTELGAKAFKDIDIEDLEDLDPDFIMSKQVEQLEKEKRELQDRLKNQEKKIDYFERAKRLEEIPLIKKAYEEQRVKDMELWELQEEERISNMKVERERALEHKQRMSRMMEDKENFVGKITDARSFIYEEKLKQFQERLVEERKKRLEERKIHRKEDRRNTFHRQKEEEAQRIHEEQLKKEREERERIEQEAREAEEAEYQERLRKLEEQERKQRARQQEIEERERRREEEMRAPARSEEKPRGEAKDWGAEKEEGGGGWRRRTEVESERRRPVPDNDAVPDKDWRADGGEDKDREPPSRRGGEGPRRGGADDRGPPRRGFGDDDRPLRRGMDEDRPPRRTFGDDDRGLRRGGDEDRAPRRGFDDGPRRGFDEDRGPRRGFDDGPRRGTDESRAPRRGADDDTWGPRRGGDDERGGPRDDKPWKPAGRPGGGWREREKAREESWGPPREGSSSKEGEEVEREEKQESERFPERRPPRSDAQEEGGGGAWRRPGADDEVPKKSWRDSARQEEPDREDRPPIRRERPERRDDRDRPPPSREPEEGGGSWRRPGDEKRDVRKEERPAPPRPREGEREADGEKSSWRSEKDKENAGRAKKTNEETDDDGWTTVARR from the exons AGTTTTTGGAGGTGGGCAAAAAGCAGCCAGCTTTGGATGTTTTGTACGATGTCATTAAGAGCAAAAAGCATCGAACATGGCAGAAGATCCACGAGCCCATCATGCTCAAGTACCTGGAGCTCTGTGTGGACCTGCGCAAGAGCCACCTGGCCAAGGAGGGCCTATACCAGTACAAGAACATCTGCCAGCAG GTGAACATCAAATCCCTCGAGGATGTGGTTCGAGCCTACCTGAAGTTGGCCGAGGAGAAGACGGAGACAGCCAAGGGGGAGTCGCAGCAGATGGTCCTGGACATTGAGGATCTTGACAACATCCAGACTCCTGAGAg TGTACTTCTGAGCGCTGTGAGTGGTGAAGACACCCAGGATCGTACAGACCGTCTGCTGCTCACTCCCTGGGTGAAATTTCTGTGGGAATCCTACCGCCAATGCCTGGACTTGCTGCGTAACAACTCCAAGGTGGAGCGCCTCTACCATGACATTGCCCAACAAG CTTTCAAGTTCTGCCTTCAGTACACCCGTAAGGCAGAGTTCCGGAAGCTTTGTGACAATCTGCGCATGCACCTGGGTCAGATCCAGCGCCACCACAACCAGAGCACAGCCATCAACCTGAACAACCCTGAGAGCCAGTCTATGCACCTGGAGACACGCCTGGTGCAACTGGACAGTGCCATTGCCATGGAGCTCTGGCAG GAAGCTTTCAAGGCTGTGGAAGACATCCATGGTCTCTTCGCCCTTTCCAAGAAGCCCCCCAAGCCTCAACTTATGGCCAACTACTACAACAAGGTGTCCACTGTGTTTTGGAAGTCTGGGAATGCCCTGTTCCACGCCTGCACCCTCCATCGCCTCTACCATCTTTCCAGGGAGATGCGCAAGAACCTCACCCAGGAAGAGATGCAGAG gatGTCCACAAGGGTCCTCCTGGCCACCCTGTCCATTCCCATCACCCCGGAACGCACAGATATTGCCCGCCTGTTGGACATGGACGGCATAATCGTGGAGAAACACCGTAGGCTGGCCACACTACTGGGCCTGCAGTCCCCACCAACCCGCCAGAGCCTCATCAATGACATG GTTCGGTTCAACTTGCTGCAGTACATTGTACCTGAAGTGAAGGAGCTGTACAATTGGCTGGAGATGGACTTCCACCCACTGAAGCTGAGTGGAAGAGTAACAAAG GTGTTGAACTGGGTGAGAGACCAGTCTGAGAAGGAGGCGGACCTCCAGCAATATGTTCCCCACCTGCAGAGTAACACCATCCTCAGGCTACTGCAACAG GTGGCTCAGATCTATCAAAGCATTGAGTTCAACCGTCTGGCCTCCCTGGTTCCATTTGTGGATCCCTTCCAATTGGAGCGCTCCATTGTGGATGCTGCCCGACACTGCGATCTGCAG GTTCGAATTGACCATACCACTCGGAACCTGAGCTTTGGTTCGGACCTGAATTACTCGACAAAAGAGGACTCTCCTGTGGGGCCGTTCTTGCAGAACATGCCCTCTGCCCAGATCAGGAACCAGCTGACAGCAATGTCGTCTTCCTTGGCCAAAGCAATCCAGGTCATCAAGCCTGCGTCCATGCTG AAAGAGCGCGAGGAGCAGAGCCAGCTAGCCATCACCGCCTACCTGAAGAACGGCCGCAAGGAGCACCAGCGCATCCTGGCCCGCCGGCAGACCATCGAGGAGCGCAAGGAGCGCCTGGAGAACCTCAATATCCAGCGGGAGAAAGAGGAGCTGGAGCAGCGCGAGGCGGAGCTGCAGAAGGTGCGCAAGGCAGAGGAGGAGCGCCTGCGCCAGGAGGCCAAGGAGCGCGAGAAGGAGCGCATCATGCAGGAGCACGAGCAGATCAAGAAAAAGACCGTGCGCGAGCGGCTGGAGCAGATAAAGAAGACCGAACTGGGAGCCAAGGCCTTCAAAGACATCGATATAGAG GACCTTGAGGACCTGGACcctgacttcatcatgtccaaaCAGGTGGAGCAGcttgagaaggagaagagagagcttcAGGACCGCCTGAAGAACCAGGAGAAAAAG ATTGACTACTTTGAGAGGGCCAAACGTCTGGAGGAGATACCCTTGATCAAGAAGGCCTACGAGGAGCAGCGTGTCAAGGACATGGAGTTATGGGAGCtccaagaggaggagagg ATCAGCAACATGAAGGTGGAGCGTGAGAGGGCCTTGGAGCACAAGCAAAGGATGTCCAGAATGATGGAGGACAAGGAGAACTTTGTGGGCAAAATAACAGATGCTCGAAGCTTCATCTACGAG GAAAAACTGAAACAGTTCCAGGAGCGcttggtggaggagaggaagaagcgtCTAGAGGAGAGGAAGATCCACCGCAAGGAGGACCGTCGCAACACCTTCCACCGCCAGAAGGAGGAGGAGGCCCAGCGCATCCACGAGGAGCAGCTCAAGAAAG AGCGCGAGGAGCGCGAGCGCATCGAGCAGGAAGCACGCGAGGCAGAGGAGGCGGAGTACCAGGAGCGCCTGCGCAAActagaggagcaggagaggaagcAGCGAGCCCGGCAGCAGGAGATCGAGGAGCGCGAGCGccgcagggaggaggagatgagggccccTGCCAGGTCTGAGGAGAAACCCAGAGGAGAAGCGAAG GACTGGGGTgctgagaaagaggagggaggtggaggatggaggaggcgTACTGAGGTTGAATCGGAGAGGCGTCGCCCTGTGCCTGATAA TGACGCCGTACCAGATAA ggaCTGGAGAGCCGATGGCGGCgaggacaaagacagagagccaccctccaggagaggaggagaaggcccTCGCCGAGGTGGAGCCGACGACCGTGGACCCCCACGCAGGGGATTTGGGGATGACGACCGCCCCCTGCGCAGAGGCATGGACGAGGACCGTCCACCAAGGAGAACCTTTGGGGATGATGACCGGGGTCTTAGGAGGGGGGGGGACGAGGACCGCGCTCCCCGCAGAGGCTTTGATGATGGCCCCAGGCGTGGCTTTGACGAAGACAGAGGTCCTCGCCGTGGCTTTGACGACGGCCCCCGCAGAGGCACGGACGAGTCTAGGGCCCCCAGGCGCGGGGCTGATGATGACACCTGGGGccccaggagaggaggagatgacgaAAGGGGCGGGCCCCGTGACGACAAGCCATGGAAGCCAGCTGGCCGGCCCG GTGGTGGCTGGCGTGAGAGGGAAAAGGCCCGCGAGGAGAGCTGGGGTCCACCCCGCGAAGGTAGCAGCAGCAAGGAGGGCGAAGAGGTcgagagagaggaaaaacaggAGAGCGAACGCTTCCCTGAGCGCCGCCCACCCAGGTCAGATGCACA ggaggagggaggtggtggtgCTTGGAGAAGGCCGGGTGCTGATGATGAGGTGCCCAAGAAAAGCTGGAGAGACTCTGCTCGTCAGGAAGAGCCTGACCGCGAGGATCGCCCTCCTATCCGTCGAGAGCGACCTGAGCGCAGGGATGACCGTGACCGCCCCCCACCCAGCAGAGAGCCCGAAGAAG GAGGAGGCTCTTGGCGCCGTCCCGGCGACGAGAAGCGTGATGTGCGTAAAGAGGAACGTCCGGCTCCCCCCAGACCCAGAGAGGGTGAGCGTGAAGCGGACGGAGAGAAGAGCTCCTGGCGCTcggagaaagacaaagagaacgCTGGTCGCGCCAAGAAGACCAACGAAGAGACCGACGATGACGGCTGGACCACTGTTGCCCGCCGCTGA
- the LOC109899592 gene encoding eukaryotic translation initiation factor 3 subunit A isoform X6, with translation MPAYFQRPENALKRANEFLEVGKKQPALDVLYDVIKSKKHRTWQKIHEPIMLKYLELCVDLRKSHLAKEGLYQYKNICQQVNIKSLEDVVRAYLKLAEEKTETAKGESQQMVLDIEDLDNIQTPESVLLSAVSGEDTQDRTDRLLLTPWVKFLWESYRQCLDLLRNNSKVERLYHDIAQQAFKFCLQYTRKAEFRKLCDNLRMHLGQIQRHHNQSTAINLNNPESQSMHLETRLVQLDSAIAMELWQEAFKAVEDIHGLFALSKKPPKPQLMANYYNKVSTVFWKSGNALFHACTLHRLYHLSREMRKNLTQEEMQRMSTRVLLATLSIPITPERTDIARLLDMDGIIVEKHRRLATLLGLQSPPTRQSLINDMVRFNLLQYIVPEVKELYNWLEMDFHPLKLSGRVTKVLNWVRDQSEKEADLQQYVPHLQSNTILRLLQQVAQIYQSIEFNRLASLVPFVDPFQLERSIVDAARHCDLQVRIDHTTRNLSFGSDLNYSTKEDSPVGPFLQNMPSAQIRNQLTAMSSSLAKAIQVIKPASMLKEREEQSQLAITAYLKNGRKEHQRILARRQTIEERKERLENLNIQREKEELEQREAELQKVRKAEEERLRQEAKEREKERIMQEHEQIKKKTVRERLEQIKKTELGAKAFKDIDIEDLEDLDPDFIMSKQVEQLEKEKRELQDRLKNQEKKIDYFERAKRLEEIPLIKKAYEEQRVKDMELWELQEEERISNMKVERERALEHKQRMSRMMEDKENFVGKITDARSFIYEEKLKQFQERLVEERKKRLEERKIHRKEDRRNTFHRQKEEEAQRIHEEQLKKEREERERIEQEAREAEEAEYQERLRKLEEQERKQRARQQEIEERERRREEEMRAPARSEEKPRGEAKDWGAEKEEGGGGWRRRTEVESERRRPVPDNDAVPDKDWRADGGEDKDREPPSRRGGEGPRRGGADDRGPPRRGFGDDDRPLRRGMDEDRPPRRTFGDDDRGLRRGGDEDRAPRRGFDDGPRRGFDEDRGPRRGFDDGPRRGTDESRAPRRGADDDTWGPRRGGDDERGGPRDDKPWKPAGRPGGGWREREKAREESWGPPREGSSSKEGEEVEREEKQESERFPERRPPREEGGGGAWRRPGADDEVPKKSWRDSARQEEPDREDRPPIRRERPERRDDRDRPPPSREPEEGGGSWRRPGDEKRDVRKEERPAPPRPREGEREADGEKSSWRSEKDKENAGRAKKTNEETDDDGWTTVARR, from the exons AGTTTTTGGAGGTGGGCAAAAAGCAGCCAGCTTTGGATGTTTTGTACGATGTCATTAAGAGCAAAAAGCATCGAACATGGCAGAAGATCCACGAGCCCATCATGCTCAAGTACCTGGAGCTCTGTGTGGACCTGCGCAAGAGCCACCTGGCCAAGGAGGGCCTATACCAGTACAAGAACATCTGCCAGCAG GTGAACATCAAATCCCTCGAGGATGTGGTTCGAGCCTACCTGAAGTTGGCCGAGGAGAAGACGGAGACAGCCAAGGGGGAGTCGCAGCAGATGGTCCTGGACATTGAGGATCTTGACAACATCCAGACTCCTGAGAg TGTACTTCTGAGCGCTGTGAGTGGTGAAGACACCCAGGATCGTACAGACCGTCTGCTGCTCACTCCCTGGGTGAAATTTCTGTGGGAATCCTACCGCCAATGCCTGGACTTGCTGCGTAACAACTCCAAGGTGGAGCGCCTCTACCATGACATTGCCCAACAAG CTTTCAAGTTCTGCCTTCAGTACACCCGTAAGGCAGAGTTCCGGAAGCTTTGTGACAATCTGCGCATGCACCTGGGTCAGATCCAGCGCCACCACAACCAGAGCACAGCCATCAACCTGAACAACCCTGAGAGCCAGTCTATGCACCTGGAGACACGCCTGGTGCAACTGGACAGTGCCATTGCCATGGAGCTCTGGCAG GAAGCTTTCAAGGCTGTGGAAGACATCCATGGTCTCTTCGCCCTTTCCAAGAAGCCCCCCAAGCCTCAACTTATGGCCAACTACTACAACAAGGTGTCCACTGTGTTTTGGAAGTCTGGGAATGCCCTGTTCCACGCCTGCACCCTCCATCGCCTCTACCATCTTTCCAGGGAGATGCGCAAGAACCTCACCCAGGAAGAGATGCAGAG gatGTCCACAAGGGTCCTCCTGGCCACCCTGTCCATTCCCATCACCCCGGAACGCACAGATATTGCCCGCCTGTTGGACATGGACGGCATAATCGTGGAGAAACACCGTAGGCTGGCCACACTACTGGGCCTGCAGTCCCCACCAACCCGCCAGAGCCTCATCAATGACATG GTTCGGTTCAACTTGCTGCAGTACATTGTACCTGAAGTGAAGGAGCTGTACAATTGGCTGGAGATGGACTTCCACCCACTGAAGCTGAGTGGAAGAGTAACAAAG GTGTTGAACTGGGTGAGAGACCAGTCTGAGAAGGAGGCGGACCTCCAGCAATATGTTCCCCACCTGCAGAGTAACACCATCCTCAGGCTACTGCAACAG GTGGCTCAGATCTATCAAAGCATTGAGTTCAACCGTCTGGCCTCCCTGGTTCCATTTGTGGATCCCTTCCAATTGGAGCGCTCCATTGTGGATGCTGCCCGACACTGCGATCTGCAG GTTCGAATTGACCATACCACTCGGAACCTGAGCTTTGGTTCGGACCTGAATTACTCGACAAAAGAGGACTCTCCTGTGGGGCCGTTCTTGCAGAACATGCCCTCTGCCCAGATCAGGAACCAGCTGACAGCAATGTCGTCTTCCTTGGCCAAAGCAATCCAGGTCATCAAGCCTGCGTCCATGCTG AAAGAGCGCGAGGAGCAGAGCCAGCTAGCCATCACCGCCTACCTGAAGAACGGCCGCAAGGAGCACCAGCGCATCCTGGCCCGCCGGCAGACCATCGAGGAGCGCAAGGAGCGCCTGGAGAACCTCAATATCCAGCGGGAGAAAGAGGAGCTGGAGCAGCGCGAGGCGGAGCTGCAGAAGGTGCGCAAGGCAGAGGAGGAGCGCCTGCGCCAGGAGGCCAAGGAGCGCGAGAAGGAGCGCATCATGCAGGAGCACGAGCAGATCAAGAAAAAGACCGTGCGCGAGCGGCTGGAGCAGATAAAGAAGACCGAACTGGGAGCCAAGGCCTTCAAAGACATCGATATAGAG GACCTTGAGGACCTGGACcctgacttcatcatgtccaaaCAGGTGGAGCAGcttgagaaggagaagagagagcttcAGGACCGCCTGAAGAACCAGGAGAAAAAG ATTGACTACTTTGAGAGGGCCAAACGTCTGGAGGAGATACCCTTGATCAAGAAGGCCTACGAGGAGCAGCGTGTCAAGGACATGGAGTTATGGGAGCtccaagaggaggagagg ATCAGCAACATGAAGGTGGAGCGTGAGAGGGCCTTGGAGCACAAGCAAAGGATGTCCAGAATGATGGAGGACAAGGAGAACTTTGTGGGCAAAATAACAGATGCTCGAAGCTTCATCTACGAG GAAAAACTGAAACAGTTCCAGGAGCGcttggtggaggagaggaagaagcgtCTAGAGGAGAGGAAGATCCACCGCAAGGAGGACCGTCGCAACACCTTCCACCGCCAGAAGGAGGAGGAGGCCCAGCGCATCCACGAGGAGCAGCTCAAGAAAG AGCGCGAGGAGCGCGAGCGCATCGAGCAGGAAGCACGCGAGGCAGAGGAGGCGGAGTACCAGGAGCGCCTGCGCAAActagaggagcaggagaggaagcAGCGAGCCCGGCAGCAGGAGATCGAGGAGCGCGAGCGccgcagggaggaggagatgagggccccTGCCAGGTCTGAGGAGAAACCCAGAGGAGAAGCGAAG GACTGGGGTgctgagaaagaggagggaggtggaggatggaggaggcgTACTGAGGTTGAATCGGAGAGGCGTCGCCCTGTGCCTGATAA TGACGCCGTACCAGATAA ggaCTGGAGAGCCGATGGCGGCgaggacaaagacagagagccaccctccaggagaggaggagaaggcccTCGCCGAGGTGGAGCCGACGACCGTGGACCCCCACGCAGGGGATTTGGGGATGACGACCGCCCCCTGCGCAGAGGCATGGACGAGGACCGTCCACCAAGGAGAACCTTTGGGGATGATGACCGGGGTCTTAGGAGGGGGGGGGACGAGGACCGCGCTCCCCGCAGAGGCTTTGATGATGGCCCCAGGCGTGGCTTTGACGAAGACAGAGGTCCTCGCCGTGGCTTTGACGACGGCCCCCGCAGAGGCACGGACGAGTCTAGGGCCCCCAGGCGCGGGGCTGATGATGACACCTGGGGccccaggagaggaggagatgacgaAAGGGGCGGGCCCCGTGACGACAAGCCATGGAAGCCAGCTGGCCGGCCCG GTGGTGGCTGGCGTGAGAGGGAAAAGGCCCGCGAGGAGAGCTGGGGTCCACCCCGCGAAGGTAGCAGCAGCAAGGAGGGCGAAGAGGTcgagagagaggaaaaacaggAGAGCGAACGCTTCCCTGAGCGCCGCCCACCCAG ggaggagggaggtggtggtgCTTGGAGAAGGCCGGGTGCTGATGATGAGGTGCCCAAGAAAAGCTGGAGAGACTCTGCTCGTCAGGAAGAGCCTGACCGCGAGGATCGCCCTCCTATCCGTCGAGAGCGACCTGAGCGCAGGGATGACCGTGACCGCCCCCCACCCAGCAGAGAGCCCGAAGAAG GAGGAGGCTCTTGGCGCCGTCCCGGCGACGAGAAGCGTGATGTGCGTAAAGAGGAACGTCCGGCTCCCCCCAGACCCAGAGAGGGTGAGCGTGAAGCGGACGGAGAGAAGAGCTCCTGGCGCTcggagaaagacaaagagaacgCTGGTCGCGCCAAGAAGACCAACGAAGAGACCGACGATGACGGCTGGACCACTGTTGCCCGCCGCTGA